The following are encoded together in the Parabacteroides chongii genome:
- a CDS encoding endonuclease/exonuclease/phosphatase family protein codes for MKTQILACIVSAILLLNLFTSCSEQEKEQELTVLAWNIWHGGHSKTYGQKACDGIIGVLKKSQADVVLMVETYGAAPMVADSLGYEHYLISDNLCIYSRYPIVKKYTYPDVIGTFNFGGVEIDMNGTPVRLFDTWIHYLPDMRLAPTDKSEEEILAWDDAGTRDDEIRKILGVLKPVIAEADSIPVIMGGDFNSHSHLDWTEATKDMYNHGGAVVNWTVSKEMEAANFKDSFREINPDPVKNIGTTWLTDADSLETVNRQDRIDFIYYQGKTIQAVESQCYDNILGETFSFKGDDFFYASDHGFVLTTFKITH; via the coding sequence ATGAAAACACAGATTCTCGCTTGTATTGTGTCGGCAATATTGCTTCTCAATCTGTTTACTTCCTGCTCCGAACAGGAAAAAGAACAAGAACTCACTGTCCTTGCCTGGAATATCTGGCATGGCGGCCATTCAAAAACCTATGGTCAAAAAGCCTGTGACGGCATTATTGGCGTATTGAAGAAAAGTCAGGCTGATGTTGTCCTGATGGTTGAAACATATGGGGCAGCACCTATGGTTGCCGATTCGCTCGGGTATGAACATTATCTGATTTCCGATAATCTTTGTATCTACAGCCGTTACCCGATTGTAAAGAAATATACTTATCCTGACGTGATCGGTACATTCAATTTCGGAGGAGTGGAAATAGATATGAATGGAACACCGGTCCGTTTGTTTGACACTTGGATACATTATCTGCCTGATATGCGTCTGGCACCTACCGACAAGTCGGAAGAAGAAATACTGGCTTGGGACGATGCCGGTACACGTGACGATGAGATTCGTAAAATATTAGGTGTCCTGAAACCGGTGATAGCCGAGGCTGATAGCATTCCGGTCATTATGGGGGGCGATTTCAACAGTCATTCTCACCTGGACTGGACCGAAGCGACCAAGGATATGTATAATCATGGGGGCGCTGTTGTCAACTGGACGGTATCTAAAGAGATGGAGGCTGCCAATTTCAAAGACAGTTTCCGTGAGATTAATCCCGATCCGGTGAAGAACATCGGAACGACCTGGCTGACAGATGCCGATTCGCTGGAAACGGTGAACCGTCAGGATCGTATCGACTTTATCTATTATCAGGGTAAGACGATACAGGCGGTTGAGTCCCAATGCTATGATAATATCCTGGGCGAAACATTCTCTTTCAAAGGAGATGATTTCTTCTATGCTTCCGATCATGGATTCGTATTGACAACTTTCAAAATAACACATTAA
- a CDS encoding glycoside hydrolase family 5 protein, giving the protein MKKNIYLMILLLLVSFTGCRQDAATAGTDTTDMPPEAFMRISGTGLVTPKGQKFFIQGTNLGNWLNPEGYMFGFSKTNSPGRINQMLCEMVGPDFTAEFWKAFKDNYITRDDVRFIAGTGANTIRLPFHYKLFTDEDYMGLTSNQDGFARIDSVVSWCRETGLYLILDMHDAPGGQTGDNIDDSYGYPWLFESEASQQQFCDIWKKIATYYKNEPVILGYELINEPIAPYFSNMEELNGKLEPLYKRATAAIREVDTNHIILLGGAQWNGNFRPFTDSTFDDKIMYTCHRYGGEATKAAIQEIIDFRDRVNLPMYMGEIGHNTTAWQNAFCHVMQENNIGWTFWPYKKIDESSFAGIKTPENWDRIVAFSEAPRGTYQEIREARPDQEEAKAALMEFIENSRLQNCIIQKEYIRSLSLKAQ; this is encoded by the coding sequence ATGAAAAAGAATATATATTTAATGATCCTGCTTCTGCTGGTATCCTTTACCGGATGCCGGCAGGACGCAGCAACAGCAGGTACGGATACGACCGATATGCCCCCGGAAGCATTTATGCGTATCTCCGGTACCGGCCTGGTCACTCCCAAAGGACAGAAGTTCTTCATCCAGGGAACCAATCTCGGGAACTGGCTGAACCCCGAAGGTTATATGTTCGGCTTCAGCAAAACGAACTCACCGGGACGTATCAACCAAATGCTGTGTGAAATGGTCGGCCCCGACTTTACCGCTGAGTTCTGGAAGGCTTTCAAAGACAATTACATCACCCGCGACGACGTACGGTTCATTGCCGGGACAGGAGCCAACACCATCCGTCTACCTTTCCATTACAAACTCTTCACCGATGAAGATTATATGGGACTGACTTCCAACCAGGATGGATTCGCCCGCATAGATAGTGTGGTCAGCTGGTGTCGGGAGACCGGGTTATACCTGATCCTCGATATGCACGATGCACCGGGCGGACAGACCGGCGATAACATCGACGACAGCTACGGTTATCCCTGGCTCTTTGAAAGCGAAGCCAGCCAGCAACAGTTCTGCGACATCTGGAAGAAGATCGCAACGTATTACAAGAATGAGCCAGTAATCCTGGGTTATGAATTGATTAACGAGCCTATCGCCCCCTATTTCAGTAATATGGAAGAACTAAACGGCAAACTGGAGCCGTTATACAAACGGGCTACAGCCGCTATCCGTGAAGTGGATACCAACCATATCATCTTGCTGGGCGGTGCCCAGTGGAACGGCAATTTCCGACCGTTCACCGATTCCACCTTCGACGATAAGATCATGTACACCTGCCACCGTTACGGCGGAGAAGCGACAAAAGCCGCTATCCAGGAGATCATCGACTTCCGCGACCGCGTGAACTTGCCCATGTACATGGGAGAGATCGGACACAACACGACAGCCTGGCAAAATGCTTTCTGCCACGTCATGCAGGAAAACAATATCGGCTGGACCTTCTGGCCTTATAAAAAGATCGATGAGTCCTCTTTCGCCGGTATTAAAACTCCTGAGAATTGGGACCGTATCGTTGCTTTCTCGGAAGCTCCCCGGGGTACTTATCAGGAGATACGCGAAGCTCGTCCGGATCAGGAAGAAGCTAAAGCTGCCCTGATGGAATTTATAGAGAACAGCCGGTTACAAAACTGTATCATTCAGAAAGAATATATCCGCTCACTAAGTTTAAAAGCACAATAA
- a CDS encoding PQQ-binding-like beta-propeller repeat protein: MKKTFLNIALLSCVAFSASAAYTGRVFVDKNNNGVFDKGEKPMAGVAVSDGLNVVKTTSDGSFSLPGHPRERFIFITTPSGYKTDNKHYIRIDGEQKAYEFGLQPYSGGIKKDGSHKYVHIADTEIFNTENHGDWVNNVRDYAANEQVAFIMHTGDICYEKGLKAHIQIMNTANMDCPMFYAIGNHDLVKGKYGEELFENIYGPVYYSFDAGSTHYIVTPMAGGDHQPGYTKEDVYRWLKNDLAQVPQGKPVVVFNHDLLTYGDQFIFGINDQEQINLNEHNLKAWVYGHWHINYMKKQGDVYSISTATLDKGGIDHSTSAFRVLHVDKKGDFVSELRYTYLDKQIQIASPVEGQVPVLASGAVPLAVNAYSSVTPVKEVTYTCLVDGKALFNNKKLQQATDWCWNAEVPLTAKQEGKAVTLKIKARFNNGETAETESAFTYHAAPAKVELGGNWLNLLENPQHAAPAGPALNQPLQMAWIKNVGANIYMTSPLVYNGKIYIASVDENLKGEAHVYALDGKTGELIWKYPVRNSIKNTIVIDNGQVLAQDAQGYLYAINAESGKLSWEKQLPVNGLPALIEGLVASDGIVYAGTGKGLCAIETKDGKVLWQNKDWGQGEGTTTTFSVAGDKLIGSSQWNALYGNDLKTGALKWTANTNGLRNRGASAAVHGNLLYLISDKSFFILEANTGRVIVRKELPFSVDVTSTPLLTDKEIIFGSAKDGLIALDNETLELKWKFATGDALVFTSPYSRKPAATIETSPVLAGNTVYVGASDGTIYGVNKEDGKLVWKHATGAPVFGSVTVSGNALIAVDFGGNVYTFVAGN; the protein is encoded by the coding sequence ATGAAAAAAACATTTCTGAACATCGCCCTGTTAAGCTGCGTGGCATTCTCTGCCAGCGCAGCCTATACTGGACGAGTCTTTGTAGATAAGAACAATAACGGAGTTTTTGATAAGGGAGAGAAACCGATGGCTGGTGTTGCTGTTTCCGACGGACTGAATGTCGTGAAAACGACTTCCGACGGTTCGTTTTCTTTACCGGGACATCCCCGCGAACGGTTTATCTTTATCACCACTCCTTCAGGATATAAGACGGATAACAAGCATTATATTCGTATCGACGGCGAACAGAAAGCGTATGAGTTCGGTTTGCAGCCTTATAGCGGCGGTATTAAAAAAGACGGTAGCCATAAATATGTCCATATCGCCGATACCGAGATTTTCAATACGGAGAATCATGGCGACTGGGTAAATAACGTACGTGACTATGCAGCCAATGAACAGGTTGCTTTTATTATGCACACAGGCGATATCTGCTATGAAAAAGGCTTGAAGGCACATATCCAAATAATGAATACTGCCAATATGGACTGCCCGATGTTTTATGCTATCGGTAACCATGATCTGGTGAAAGGGAAATATGGTGAGGAGCTTTTTGAAAATATCTACGGTCCTGTTTATTATTCTTTCGATGCCGGTAGTACGCACTATATCGTGACTCCGATGGCAGGAGGCGATCATCAACCCGGTTATACGAAGGAAGATGTCTATCGCTGGCTGAAGAACGACCTGGCACAGGTTCCGCAAGGTAAGCCGGTCGTCGTTTTCAATCATGACCTGTTGACGTATGGCGACCAGTTTATTTTCGGTATCAACGACCAGGAACAGATCAACCTGAACGAACATAACCTGAAGGCCTGGGTATACGGTCACTGGCATATCAACTATATGAAGAAGCAGGGAGATGTATATTCTATTTCTACGGCAACATTAGATAAAGGTGGTATCGATCACTCGACCAGTGCTTTCCGTGTGCTGCATGTCGATAAGAAAGGAGATTTCGTTTCTGAACTTCGTTATACTTATCTGGATAAACAGATTCAGATCGCTTCCCCGGTAGAGGGACAGGTTCCTGTATTGGCTTCGGGTGCCGTGCCTTTGGCTGTGAATGCTTATTCATCGGTAACTCCGGTAAAAGAGGTAACTTATACCTGTCTTGTAGATGGAAAAGCCCTGTTCAATAACAAGAAACTGCAACAAGCTACCGACTGGTGCTGGAATGCCGAAGTCCCTTTGACTGCCAAACAGGAGGGAAAGGCTGTTACCTTAAAGATAAAAGCCCGTTTCAATAACGGGGAAACGGCAGAAACAGAAAGTGCCTTTACATATCATGCTGCTCCTGCGAAGGTGGAACTGGGTGGTAACTGGCTGAACCTGTTGGAGAATCCTCAACATGCCGCACCTGCCGGGCCTGCATTGAACCAGCCTTTACAGATGGCCTGGATCAAGAATGTAGGAGCAAATATTTATATGACATCGCCTCTGGTTTATAATGGAAAGATCTATATCGCTTCTGTGGATGAGAACCTGAAAGGGGAGGCTCATGTATATGCCCTCGACGGTAAGACCGGTGAACTGATCTGGAAATATCCGGTGCGCAACTCCATTAAGAATACGATCGTTATAGATAACGGCCAGGTTTTGGCACAGGATGCACAGGGTTATTTGTATGCTATTAATGCCGAGAGTGGTAAACTTAGCTGGGAAAAACAGTTGCCTGTAAACGGTCTGCCCGCTCTGATCGAAGGTCTGGTTGCCTCCGATGGTATTGTTTATGCCGGCACAGGTAAAGGTCTATGTGCTATCGAAACGAAAGACGGTAAAGTGCTTTGGCAGAATAAGGATTGGGGACAGGGAGAAGGAACAACTACAACTTTCTCTGTTGCAGGTGACAAGCTGATCGGCTCATCCCAATGGAATGCCCTTTATGGCAACGACCTGAAGACCGGAGCATTAAAATGGACTGCTAACACCAACGGTCTGCGTAATCGTGGTGCCTCGGCTGCTGTTCATGGTAATTTATTGTATTTGATTTCAGATAAGTCTTTCTTTATCCTGGAAGCCAATACCGGGCGTGTGATCGTACGTAAGGAATTGCCTTTCAGCGTGGATGTTACCTCTACTCCTTTATTGACGGATAAAGAAATCATCTTCGGCTCTGCTAAAGACGGTTTGATCGCTTTGGATAACGAGACACTGGAGCTGAAATGGAAGTTTGCAACCGGTGACGCGTTGGTCTTCACTTCTCCTTATTCCCGTAAACCGGCTGCCACCATCGAAACCAGTCCGGTACTGGCAGGAAATACAGTCTATGTAGGTGCTTCCGACGGAACTATCTACGGAGTGAATAAAGAAGACGGGAAACTGGTGTGGAAACATGCGACAGGTGCTCCGGTATTCGGCTCGGTAACTGTTTCAGGCAATGCACTGATTGCTGTCGACTTCGGTGGCAATGTGTATACTTTTGTGGCAGGAAATTGA
- a CDS encoding RagB/SusD family nutrient uptake outer membrane protein: protein MIKNNIKIWMFGCIGLLGLSGCNDSFLEKHPETSITEDGFFNNTSDLEAYTNGLYEKITSGYSDAPSDNMIYTESKDIYSMMRGEVNPDNRSTWDWEDIRDVNFMLARTGKAQGDPTEINHYIGLARMFRAKLYYDKVLSFSDVPWYSRDLQTTDKDLLYKTQDPRALVVDSIMADLEFAVNNMTAGTSRTRWFKNGALAMQARIALDEGCWRKYHPELNLNDSERFLRVVIDACQKIMDSGMYELSTAKSGDIDAYEAMFCSQDLSGNKEMIIFEDYDKALGRTHNAGGSLFDFNSSMSRDLMEDYLVVEDGKTKRFQDVPGYATKKFTEVFENRDPRMRQTFMTPGFVRADKVDAYRPKLTMGGYPQVKFSPRTADQITWSNSYTDLPLIRYAEVLLMYAEAKAELGELTQDDVDRTINLLRERVGMPRASLADWLSNIDPVQANRYSNVASSQKGAVYEIRRERRIELACEGFRYGDLRRWGCGKLLANVPEGVYLEPGYLDVTGDGQPDYAIVATKADADAIPQEDKDKYNLQVEILEGNTYSLTNGNKGYVRMISQVGRWNFIEPKYYYTPIATEDLIYNPNLVQNQYWKQ from the coding sequence ATGATCAAGAATAATATAAAAATATGGATGTTCGGGTGCATCGGTCTTTTAGGTTTAAGCGGATGTAACGACTCTTTTTTGGAAAAACATCCGGAAACTTCAATCACGGAAGACGGATTTTTCAACAACACAAGCGATTTGGAAGCCTATACAAACGGTTTGTATGAAAAGATTACTTCCGGCTACTCGGATGCTCCTTCCGATAATATGATTTATACGGAAAGTAAGGATATTTACAGCATGATGCGTGGCGAGGTGAATCCAGATAACCGGAGCACCTGGGATTGGGAAGATATTCGGGATGTCAATTTTATGTTGGCCAGAACCGGTAAGGCACAGGGCGATCCTACGGAAATCAACCATTATATCGGATTAGCTCGTATGTTCCGTGCGAAATTGTATTATGACAAGGTTTTGTCCTTCTCGGATGTGCCTTGGTATAGTCGTGATTTGCAGACAACAGACAAGGATTTGCTCTATAAGACACAAGATCCTCGCGCCTTGGTTGTAGACTCTATCATGGCAGATTTGGAGTTTGCCGTTAATAATATGACAGCCGGAACTAGCCGGACACGTTGGTTTAAGAATGGCGCTTTGGCCATGCAGGCTCGTATTGCCCTGGATGAAGGCTGCTGGCGTAAATATCATCCGGAATTGAATCTGAATGACTCCGAACGTTTTTTGCGGGTGGTGATAGATGCTTGTCAAAAGATTATGGATTCGGGTATGTACGAATTGTCGACTGCTAAGTCTGGCGATATAGATGCTTATGAAGCAATGTTCTGCAGCCAGGATTTGAGTGGCAATAAAGAGATGATTATCTTCGAAGATTATGATAAGGCGTTGGGTCGTACTCATAATGCCGGAGGATCATTGTTCGACTTCAACTCCAGTATGTCACGTGATTTGATGGAGGATTATCTGGTGGTGGAAGATGGAAAGACAAAACGTTTCCAGGATGTGCCGGGTTATGCGACTAAGAAGTTCACAGAAGTGTTTGAAAATCGTGACCCGCGTATGCGACAGACTTTTATGACACCGGGCTTTGTTCGGGCAGACAAAGTAGATGCCTATCGTCCGAAGTTGACAATGGGTGGTTATCCGCAGGTGAAGTTCTCACCTCGCACGGCTGATCAAATCACTTGGAGTAATTCTTATACAGACCTTCCTCTGATTCGTTATGCCGAAGTTTTGTTGATGTATGCTGAAGCGAAAGCTGAACTGGGCGAGTTGACACAGGACGACGTGGATCGGACAATCAATCTGTTGCGTGAACGTGTCGGCATGCCGCGTGCTTCGTTAGCCGACTGGTTGAGTAACATCGATCCGGTACAGGCTAACCGTTATTCGAATGTCGCTTCTTCACAAAAGGGTGCTGTTTATGAAATACGTCGCGAACGCCGTATTGAGCTGGCATGTGAAGGTTTCCGTTATGGTGATTTAAGACGTTGGGGTTGTGGTAAACTGCTGGCTAATGTGCCGGAAGGCGTTTATCTGGAACCTGGTTATCTGGATGTAACCGGCGATGGACAACCGGATTATGCCATTGTTGCTACAAAGGCTGATGCAGATGCTATTCCGCAGGAAGATAAGGATAAATACAATCTGCAAGTTGAAATATTGGAAGGCAATACTTATTCGCTGACCAATGGGAATAAGGGATATGTCCGTATGATTTCACAGGTTGGCCGTTGGAATTTTATAGAACCTAAATATTACTATACTCCGATTGCAACAGAGGACTTGATTTATAATCCGAATCTGGTTCAGAACCAATATTGGAAGCAATAA
- a CDS encoding glycoside hydrolase family 3 C-terminal domain-containing protein, producing the protein MLPAFAQAQQSDPVEDALSRLTLEEKVALTHAQSKFCSPGVARLGIPEFWMTDGPHGIRPEVLWDEWEQAGWTNDSCVAFPALTCLAATWNPKIALLYGKSIGEEARYRNKTVLLGPGVNIYRSPLNGRNFEYMGEDPYLAGKMVVPYVQGVQQNGVAACVKHYALNNQEVNRHTTNVIVDDRALYEIYLPAFKAAVQEGKAWAIMGSYNLYKDQHGCHNQYLLNDILKGEWGFDGVVISDWGGVHNTQQAITNGLDMEFGSWTNGLSNGASNAYDNYYLADPYLQLIREGKVGTKELDDKVRRILRLAYRTNMDRNRPYGSLCSDAHFAAARQIGEEGIVLLQNKNNVLPIDLNRAKKIAVIGENAVKMMTVGGGSSSLKVKYELSPLDGIRKRVGDKAEVVYARGYVGDPSGEYNGVKSGQDLEDSRSPEELIAEAVAVAREADYVIFIGGLNKSAHQDCEDADRKELGLSYGQDQVIAALAQANKNLIMVNISGNAIAMPWVKEVPAIVQAWYLGSEAGNAIASVLLGDVNPSGKLPFTFPVSLQDVGAHQLGEYPGTPRNDGSNLVDEKYNESIFVGYRWADKQKTRPLFSFGHGLSYTTFEYGKVTADKKAIAKDEPITFTLTVKNTGDREGAEVVQLYISDKKSSLPRPVKELKGFQKVYLQPGEVKQVSFTIGTDALSFFDDGKHEWVAEPGQFETLVGASSTDIRGKVVFELK; encoded by the coding sequence ATGCTTCCTGCATTTGCCCAGGCACAACAAAGCGATCCGGTGGAAGACGCCTTATCGCGCCTGACACTCGAAGAGAAAGTAGCATTGACACACGCGCAATCCAAGTTTTGTTCGCCGGGAGTGGCTCGTCTGGGTATTCCTGAATTTTGGATGACCGATGGCCCTCACGGTATTCGTCCCGAAGTTTTATGGGATGAATGGGAGCAAGCCGGATGGACCAACGACTCTTGCGTGGCTTTCCCGGCACTGACCTGCCTGGCTGCTACCTGGAATCCGAAAATAGCTTTATTGTATGGAAAGAGTATCGGGGAAGAAGCCCGCTACCGTAACAAAACAGTATTATTGGGCCCCGGCGTAAACATCTATCGCTCACCCTTGAACGGACGTAACTTCGAATATATGGGCGAAGACCCCTATCTGGCCGGAAAGATGGTAGTCCCCTATGTACAAGGCGTTCAACAAAATGGCGTGGCTGCCTGTGTGAAACATTATGCACTGAATAACCAGGAAGTAAACCGCCATACAACCAACGTCATTGTAGACGACCGTGCCCTGTATGAAATTTATCTGCCCGCTTTCAAAGCCGCTGTCCAGGAAGGGAAAGCCTGGGCAATCATGGGTTCTTACAACCTATACAAAGACCAGCACGGTTGCCATAACCAGTATCTGTTGAATGATATCCTGAAAGGCGAATGGGGTTTCGACGGCGTTGTCATTTCCGACTGGGGAGGCGTTCATAATACACAACAAGCCATAACCAACGGACTCGATATGGAGTTCGGTAGCTGGACCAACGGATTATCCAACGGGGCAAGTAACGCTTACGATAATTATTACCTGGCAGACCCCTATCTTCAGTTGATCCGGGAAGGCAAAGTCGGCACAAAAGAACTGGATGATAAGGTTAGACGTATCCTTCGCTTGGCTTATCGCACGAATATGGATAGAAACCGTCCTTACGGCTCACTTTGCTCGGATGCACATTTTGCCGCAGCCCGCCAAATCGGCGAAGAAGGTATCGTCTTATTGCAGAACAAGAATAATGTACTTCCTATCGACCTGAACCGTGCAAAGAAAATAGCCGTTATCGGTGAAAATGCCGTCAAGATGATGACCGTAGGCGGTGGTTCTTCTTCCCTGAAAGTGAAATACGAACTCTCTCCGCTGGATGGTATCCGCAAGCGAGTGGGCGACAAAGCCGAAGTCGTTTATGCACGTGGTTATGTAGGCGATCCGAGTGGTGAATACAATGGAGTAAAGTCCGGACAGGATCTGGAAGACAGCCGTTCGCCGGAGGAATTGATAGCCGAAGCCGTGGCTGTAGCCAGGGAGGCCGACTATGTGATCTTTATCGGCGGTCTGAACAAGAGTGCGCATCAGGACTGTGAGGATGCAGACCGCAAGGAACTGGGTCTATCTTACGGACAGGATCAGGTAATAGCTGCCCTGGCTCAGGCGAACAAAAACCTGATCATGGTTAATATTTCCGGAAATGCCATCGCCATGCCATGGGTGAAAGAAGTTCCGGCCATTGTACAGGCGTGGTATCTGGGCTCGGAAGCGGGAAATGCTATTGCTTCGGTATTGCTGGGAGATGTAAATCCATCCGGTAAGCTACCGTTCACTTTCCCTGTCTCTTTACAGGATGTAGGTGCACACCAGTTGGGCGAATATCCGGGTACTCCCAGAAACGACGGCAGCAACCTGGTAGACGAGAAGTACAACGAAAGTATCTTCGTCGGCTACCGTTGGGCGGACAAACAGAAAACCCGGCCGCTTTTCAGCTTTGGCCATGGCCTGAGTTACACGACATTCGAATACGGAAAAGTAACAGCCGATAAGAAAGCGATTGCAAAAGACGAACCTATCACGTTCACCCTAACCGTAAAAAACACAGGTGACCGCGAAGGGGCGGAAGTCGTACAGCTTTATATCAGCGACAAGAAATCATCCCTCCCCCGCCCCGTCAAGGAGCTGAAAGGTTTCCAAAAGGTTTACCTGCAGCCGGGAGAAGTAAAACAGGTATCTTTCACCATCGGTACGGATGCACTGAGCTTCTTTGACGACGGTAAGCACGAATGGGTTGCCGAACCGGGACAGTTCGAGACATTAGTGGGAGCTTCCTCAACCGATATTCGGGGAAAAGTTGTGTTTGAATTAAAATAG